In Paenibacillus protaetiae, the genomic stretch ATTTCATACGGATGACGACCGGAAGCTGAACAGCGGATACGATGATACGGTAGAGCAAATCTATAGGCTGCTCTATGAATGCGGGACGGCTGAAACAAAAGCGCATATTGAATCGATGGGATTGTTCTAGGAGGGAGAAGCGGATTGAAGCGGGAATTTATGTTTCCTTGGAGAGGGGGCATGCCGGCGGACACAGGGGCCAAGCTGCCGAGGAAACCCAAATGGGTGCTGCCGGAAGGGCAAGGCCGCACAGAAGAGAGGCCGGCCGTGCCGGATAGGCAGACTGATGCCGGGATGCCTTCCGCAGAACGAGGCCAGCCTGCCGGGGCAGGCGGCCGCAGCTTTAACTAAACGGCCGCCCGGTTTTGGGCTGCAACCATAATCGAAAAAAACGCCATATTCCATTGGGATGCTCAAGAGCTGCTGCTCCAGCGGTCCATGCGGAATCATGGCGTTTTTTTGTTAGTTGGAGGTTTTTCTTCTGCTGCCGGCAACCGCAGCAGCTAGTGCAGCTGCGCCAAGGACAACGGCGGCTATCGAAAGGCCGAGCGCCCAATCTTGTTTGGCGCCGCCGCCTTCGTCGGTGAGTGAGCCGGCTGCAGATACCGTTGTGATCGAAGCCGGGAACTGCGCATCGGCGGCTGTGTCCGCCCAGTCAATCACTTCGCCGTCATTGTACGTTTGATGAGCTTTCCAGACGAGGTCTGCGGCATCGTCTTGTACGCGGCCGGACAGCTGAAAGTCCTGAAATTCCGTTTGGGACAACCCTTCGTTGTCGGCTGTCCATTTTACATTCGTTACTTTGCCGTCTGCATCTTTTGTAAAGATGTAGCTCCAGCCCGGAATAGGTGTTGTCCGGCTTACGATAACGCCTTCCGGAATATCCACCGACACGCTGACCGTATGCTTATCTTTGGTTTCGCTCGGAACCCTTACCGTAAATACTTGATAAGCGCCTTGTTCAGCCTTTTGCGGGCTGACCGTAACATGGGCGCTGGCCATATTGGCAAAAAGCAGCAGGCCTGCGACAGCAAGCATAATGCTCCATTTTCCTTTTTTTAGCATGCTTATAACCCCTTTTCGTCCTTATTATTGTTATTTCTCTTTGTTTCTACTATAAGGGGGAAAAGGAGTTTTGCATGACTCGAAAGGGCTATCGGTTGTGACAAAACGATGTCATATGATTGTGGTTTATCGCGGCTTATTATCGCCGGATGCCATTCCTTTTTCAATTGCATAACGGACAAGCTGAACGCGGTTGCGCAAATGCAGCTTTTGCAAAATGTTTTTGAGATGGTTTTTGACCGTATGCTCCGAAAGGCCAAACGCTTCAGCGACTGCTTTATTGGAGAAGCCGAGCGCAACCTGCTCTAATATTTCCAATTCGCGGTTGGTGAGGGGGGAAGCTGTCTCATCGCCGCGATCCGGCTTTGGCCAATCTGAAGGGCTGGTGCGGGCCGGCGTTTTCTGGGCCGGATCGAATTCGCGGAGCAGCCGGTAGGCAAGCTCCTTGGATACGGGCGCTTCGTCAACGGCTACAGCGCGCAAATATTCCAGCCAGGAAGAAGGCGCAAGATTTTTAAGCAAATAACCTTGCGCTCCTCGTTTAATTGCTTCAAACAGATGAGTGCTGTCGTCGGAGACCGTTACCATCACAATGATAACAGACGGGTACAGCAGCTTCATTTGCTGCGTCGCCTCCAAACCGCCCATACCCGGCATATGGATATCCATTAGAATAAGGTCGGGTTCTGCTTTCTGAACTGCCGCCAGCGCAGCTTCTCCGCTGTCGGCTTCGCCTACGATATCAAAGCTGCTGTCCATACGGATAATATCGCGAATGCCTTCCCTGCCGTGCGGGTGGTCGTCTACGATAAGCACTTTAATTTTTTTGCCGGCTGCCAATTCGCTCATCATAAGCTCCTTTCTGCCGAAATGGTAACGAGCGTTCCATGCGGCGGATGGTTCCGGCTGTTGCCGATTGATAAATCCCAGCCCATCGCATTCGCCCGATCCTCCATCATCCGAATGCCGTAATGCCCTTTAGCATGGCGCCGCTCTTCGCTGATCCCTACGCCGTCATCGCTGACCGAGCAGCGCCAGCCGCCCTGAGACCCGGGGCTGCAGCGGACAATAAGCTGGCTTGCATGGGCATGTTTTTGCGCATTAAACATCGCTTCCCGCACGATGGCGAGCAGCTCGACTTTGGCTTTGCTCGTAAGCAGCTTGTCCGGCATATCCATGTCCAGCCGGATCCGCATCGTTCCGCTTTGCTCAAGATCTGCAGCGAGCTGACCGATCGACTGCAACCATGACTCGTCGGGAGCTGTTTTTGGCATTCGCAAATTGGCGATCAGCTGCCGTACATCTTCGTAAATATGTTTGACGGTCGCGCGGATTTGCTCGGATGTTTGGCGTGCGCCCTCCGGCAGCGTCAGCCGGTCCAACTGGTCCAGCTTGACCGATAACAGAAACATCGACTGCGAAATGCCGTCGTGGAGTTCTCTGGACAGCTGCTCGCGCTCCTGATGCGAAGCTGACGCGATCCGTTCCTGTTCCAGCGCGCGCCTTGTCTGCTCCAGAACGGCAAACAGCTTGCGTACGACGGTAACGGTGACGGCCAATACGATAACCGGAGCCATAAAATTGCCGGCTTCCA encodes the following:
- a CDS encoding YcnI family protein, coding for MLKKGKWSIMLAVAGLLLFANMASAHVTVSPQKAEQGAYQVFTVRVPSETKDKHTVSVSVDIPEGVIVSRTTPIPGWSYIFTKDADGKVTNVKWTADNEGLSQTEFQDFQLSGRVQDDAADLVWKAHQTYNDGEVIDWADTAADAQFPASITTVSAAGSLTDEGGGAKQDWALGLSIAAVVLGAAALAAAVAGSRRKTSN
- a CDS encoding response regulator — its product is MMSELAAGKKIKVLIVDDHPHGREGIRDIIRMDSSFDIVGEADSGEAALAAVQKAEPDLILMDIHMPGMGGLEATQQMKLLYPSVIIVMVTVSDDSTHLFEAIKRGAQGYLLKNLAPSSWLEYLRAVAVDEAPVSKELAYRLLREFDPAQKTPARTSPSDWPKPDRGDETASPLTNRELEILEQVALGFSNKAVAEAFGLSEHTVKNHLKNILQKLHLRNRVQLVRYAIEKGMASGDNKPR
- a CDS encoding sensor histidine kinase, with product MTYRSTKWLILLTPTLTIGLWEYIRHTLLLPYLSMEAGNFMAPVIVLAVTVTVVRKLFAVLEQTRRALEQERIASASHQEREQLSRELHDGISQSMFLLSVKLDQLDRLTLPEGARQTSEQIRATVKHIYEDVRQLIANLRMPKTAPDESWLQSIGQLAADLEQSGTMRIRLDMDMPDKLLTSKAKVELLAIVREAMFNAQKHAHASQLIVRCSPGSQGGWRCSVSDDGVGISEERRHAKGHYGIRMMEDRANAMGWDLSIGNSRNHPPHGTLVTISAERSL